CGGACGGCAACCCGGCATGGTGCGATGTCGTAACGCTGATGACGCCCGTCGCCACCCGCCCCTGGGAGGCGTGGGAAGGCTCCGCCCCGGGACGCCGCCCCGAAGCCTACACGGCGCTGAAGGCCGCCATGACGCAGGCGACGGTCGATTTCGCCTGCGCCCGCCTTCCGGAACTGAGGGATGCCATCGCCCATACGTATGCCGCCACGCCGCTCACCTACCGCCACTACACCGGCGCACCGCACGGCGCGGCATACGGGCTGCTGAAAGACTGGCGCAGCATCATGGCGTCGCACATCCCGGCCCGCACCAAATTCGAAAACCTGCTGCTCACGGGGCAGAACCTCACGGTACACGGCGCAATCGGCGTCACGCTGTCGGCTGCGGCGACCTGCTCGGAAATAGTGGGCACGGAATACCTCGCAAAAAAGATCGCCAACGCATGAAACGCCTCCTCAAATACACACTCGCCACACTGGCGGCGATCCTCGTCCTGCCGACGGCATTCCTCTGCGGCCTTTACCTGACGGCAGACATGGGGCAGCCCGCGGTGACGATCGACACCGCAGCCTACCGCGTCACAGACCACGGCGGCTACGCCGTATGCCACGGCAGTTTCCTGCGCCGCAACCCCCACGGACTCTGGGAGCTCTACACCGCCGGGTCGCCCGAAGAGTCGGGGGCGGCGGCAGGCGCCCTCACCGCAGGGCTGATGCACTACCAGGAACAGGTTTTCGTAGACCGAATCCGCGAATTCATCCCCTCGGAGGGCTACCTGAAATTCCTGGGCGGCATGATCCGGATATTCAACCGCAACCTGGGGCGGCACGTCCCCGAAGAGTACCGGCGCGAGATATACGCCCGGTCGCTTTACTGCTCGCACGACTTCGACGCCATCGGCACCCCCTACGAACGCCAGCTCAACTACCACGCGGCGCACGACATCGGGCACGCCATGAGCCAGTACATGCTCGTGGGATGCAGTTCGTTCGCGGCATGGGGCGGTGCGAGCGACGACGGGAAGCCGGTCGTCGGGCGCAACTTTGATTTCTATATGGGCGACGACTTCGCCCGCAACAAGATCGTGACCTTCTGCCGGCCGCAGGCGGGCCATCCCTTCGCCAGCATCGGCTGGGCGGGGATGATCGGCGTGCTGTCGGGCATGAATTCCGAAGGGCTGACCGTGACGATCAATGCCGCGAAAGGGCCCGTGCCGCTGGCATCGGCGACACCCATCTCGATCCTCGCACGCGAGATCCTGCAACATGCGGCGACCATCGCAGAGGCGCTGGAGATCGCCCGCCGCCGCGACACCTTCGTCAGCGAATCGCTGCTCGTGGCCTCGGCACGCGACGGGAGGGCGGCGATCATCGAGAAAACGCCCCGCCGAACCGTGCTCTACGAGGGCGACGGGGAGTACCTCATATGCACGAACCACTACCAGTCGGAGGCGTTCGCCGACGACGGGGACAACCGCGAGAATATCGCCATGACCGACAGCCCCCATCGCTTCGCCCGGCTCGAAGAGCTCATGACGGCGAATACGCCCCTCGACGTCCCGGCAGCGGCCGCCATGCTGCGCGACCAGCGCGGCACGGGCGGCAAGGATATCGGCGTGGGGAACGACTGTTCGGTGAACCAGTCGATCGCCCACCACTCGGTCATATTCAAGCCGGCAACCCTGCAAATGTGGGTCTCGACCTCGCCGTGGCAGGGCGGCGCCTTTGTCTGCTACGACCTCGGGGCGATCCTGCGCAACCCCGACCCCGTCGCAGAGCTGTACGACGCGGCGCTGGAGATACCCTCCGACACGGCCTACCTGGCCCGCGACTACCCGCGCGTGGTCGCATACCGCCAGCTCGGCGCCCGCATCCGCCGGGCGATAAAAGCAGGGAGGAAGGCCGACGGGGAATTGACAGAAACCTTCGCCCGAACCAACCCGCAGAATTTCCACACCTGGAAACTGCTGGGGGAATACTACCTCTCGCAGGGCGACGACGGGCGCGCGGCGCAGAGCTTCGGCAGGGCGCTGGAGGCCGGGGTTCCCCGCAGGGACGAACTCCTGGCGATAGAAAGACTCAAATCGGAATGCAAGCCATGATACGAAACCCGCAGATACAATTCGCATCGGCCGATGCGATCGCGGCGTTCCAAGAGGAGCGCCTGCGCGAAGAGGTCGTCTACCTCTATGAAAATTCACCTTACTACCGGCGCATGTTCGACGGCTGCGGCATGCAGCCCGGCGACATCCGCACAACGGACGACCTGCGGCGCCTGCCCGTAACCACCAAAACGGATCTGCAACTGCACCCCGGGGAGTTCGTCTGCGTACCCCGCAACCGCATCATCGACTACGTGACCACGTCGGGAACCCTCGGCGACCCGGTGACGTTCGCCCTCACGGAAGAAGACCTGGCCCGGCTGGCCTACAACGAGGCCGTGTCGTTCACCACGGCGGGATGCACCGGGGAGGACATCCTGCAGCTGATGACGACCATCGACCGCCGCTTCATGGCCGGGCTGGCTTACTTCATGGGAGCCCGAGAGCTGGGATGCGGCGTGATCCGCGTGGGGAACGGCATCCCCGAACTGCAATGGGACACCATCCGGCGCATCGGCCCCACGGGCTGCATCGTCGTGCCGTCGTTCCTGATAAAACTCGTCGGCTATGCGCAGGAGCACGGGATCGACTACCGCCGCTCGTCGCTGCGCCGTGCGATCTGCATCGGCGAGGCGCTGCGCGACACCGACTTCAACAACAACACGCTGGGAGCGAAAATCACCGAACTGTGGCCCGAACTGGAGCTCTTCTCGACATACGCCTCGACCGAGATGCAGACCTCGATCACCGAATGCGGGCACCACTGCGGCGGGCATGTTCCGGCCGACATGCTTCTGGTGGAGCTGCTCGACGAGCAGAACAACCCCGTGCCCGAGGGACAGGAGGGCGAGGTGGTCATTACGACGCTCGGCGTGCGGGGCATGCCGCTGCTGCGCTTCAAGACGGGCGACATCTGCATCGCCCACACGGGACGCTGCGCCTGCGGCCGCACGACGATGCGCCTCTCGTCGGTGATCGGACGCCGGGGGCAGATGATCAAATTCAAGGGCACGACGCTCTACCCGCCCGCGCTGTACGACGTGCTGGAGAACATCCCCGGCGTGAACAACTACATCATCGAGGTATTCACCGGAAGCCTCGGCACCGACCAGATCGTGCTGCGAATCGGCAGCACGCGCCGCGACGAGGCGTTCGAGAAGGAAATCAAGGACACGTTCCGCTCGAAAGTGCGCGTAGCACCCGAGGTGGTCTTCGAACCGGTGGAGTACATTGCGAAAAAACAGATGCCCCAAATGAGCCGGAAACAAATAAAATTCGTAGATTTACGCGAACAAACCAAATAAAACCCAACCATGAAAAAATTACTGAGCATAGCCCTGTGCCTGATCGCCGTCGGCGGTTTCGCACAGAAGGGAAAGACGAAGATGGCTGCCGACTTCTACGGCGTGGATTACAGCTGCGTGAGCGTCATCGGGGCCAACGAGCAGCCGGCCGAGTTCATCAAGGCGTTCGAGGCCATCAACCGGCTCTTCCTCAGCGAACCCAAGAAATACGACGTGGCCGGATTCACCGGCATCGACATCCTTTCGACCAATGTCGAACAGGCCAACGAGGCGTTGGACGGCCTGGCTGCGGAGCAGTTCACGCCCCGCAGCACGAAGGCCGACATCGCGGCGCAGCTCCCCGGGATCCTCGCCCGCTACGACAACGGCTCGGGGAACAAGGGGCTGGTGTTGATAGCCACGACGCTCGACAAGGGCAACGGCATCGGATACTACACGGCCGTGTTGTTCGATCCCGCCACGCAGGAGGTCATCCTCCAGATGGACATGGCCGGTAAGCCCGGCGGGTTCGGCCTGCGCAACTATTGGGCCGGCTCGGTATACAACGCCCTCAAGAAGCAGGGTAAATACCTGACCAGGTAGGGGGGGGGTACCCCGCACCGACACACCCCGCACGGCTTCGTGCGGGGTGTGTCGTCATAATAGGCAAAGAGCGCCCGGAGCGGAGACACGATCCGCACCGGCAGGAAACCCTGTACGCCGCCGGATAAAAACGCCCGGGAGGCGGACTTACCCGGCAGCCCCGGAGCGGGCTTCCGGGCATCTCCCGGGCGGCGGATATTTCATGCGCGCATCGTCGAGCACCAGTACCCAATCGTTCCCCTTGCCGCAGGTCGGGGGCGTGAAGGTCATCGTCGCACCGGCATCCCGGCGGCGGAATTCCCCGATCCGCAGCGGGCGCCCGCTGCGGACATCGTACCACCAGGCCACGATCCGCTTCCCGGAAACCCGTTCCAGGTCGACGGCAAACGGCCGTCCGCTCTCGGAATAGACCATGGCATAGGTGCCGAGGCTGTCGCGGGTAGCCGTACAACGCCCGTGCCCCCGGCCGGCATCCCCGGCGATAACGCCCTGGTCGGGAATACGGCGGAAAAACGGACGGCTCTCGATAAGTTCCCGTCCATAGCACACCTGGTAGGCCCCGGGCAGCGAGAGGGATTCCCGCCAGCTCCGCACGGGCCCCGTGACAGGCGCATACCGGCCGGGTTCCCACATCTGCCATACGGCATGGCAGCCGTAGGTATGTCCGCAGGCCCCGGAAAAGACCTCGTGGTAGAACGCCCGCCGCACATGCAGGGCTTCGGAAGTGCCGTATTTTTCCCGGTCGAAGTCGATCGGATGTTCCTCGTAGATCGGCTCCCCGTCCAGCACGGGTTTGACGGGCCGCCGGGCATAATCGCGGGCGATGCGCTCCCAAAGGTCGAAATCGTAGGCATAGCCGTTCTGCTGCATGTTGAACGCGAGCCACGGCTCGTCGTGCAGCCAGTCGCCCGAAGAGGATTTCCCCCACGGATGGTAGGTAATCAGGCAGGCCGAATAATCCTCGCGGCCAGCGACACCGCAGGCAATGCCTCGGGCGAAGGCCCGCAGTATGGGTTCACGCCCTTCGGGAGGACGGTCGCCGCCCAGTATCCAGATGATATTCCGCCGGATGCGGTAACGCTCCCCCAGATAGCGCCCGAAAGCCTCGGCACGCCCCTCCGTCGTGAAGATCTCGGGCCCGGGGCCCCATTTGAGGCAGAACTTGTCGCCCCATGCGGGCAGCAGGCCGATGACCAGCCCCAGCGAGTCGGCCATGGCGACCACTTCGTCCACATACGCGAAATAACGCTCGTTGGGCCGGGTGAACCCCGCATCGGCAAACGGCAGGTCGCCGTAGGCATTGGGGACACGCAGCCCGTCACGTTCCGCGAGGCAGACGGCCTGTATGACCGTGAACCCTTTCCGGGCGCGGTCTTCGAGATAGAGGCGCGCCTCTTCGCGCGTCGTACGGTGGAACAACTCCCACGCCGTGTCGCCCAGATAGAAGAACGGCCTGCCGTCGGCATATTGCAGGTAACGCCCGCCGGGATGCACGACGATGCGCCCGCGGGAGAAAGGCCGGGCGCCAAGGGGCGCAGGCGCAAGAAAGAGCGCAAAAAACAGGAGCGCAAATAATTTCCTCATAAAAAACGATTTCAGGCGACAGCCGGGAACAAAACGGCAGTCGGGGCCGCCGGAGGCGACCCCGTGCCGGTGTGGCGGCAAAGCCGGGTTACAGCCCCTCCTTCGAGAGCAGCTCCGACGTGTCGATACGCACCTGCGTCGTTGTGAGCTTGTCGTTGAGCGCATAACGCGTCGGGTCGGATATGGTGACCGGCAGGGAAAAATCCTTGTCGGCATTCGCCTTCAGATAGGCGATGTCGACCGTGAGGAAAAAAGTCGCATCGCGTTTCCCGTCGGGGCAGCTCACCGAGGAAGGCAGCGTGTATGCCCGGCCCGGCAGCAACACAGTCCCGTCCAAGGGAGTGCTGCCCACGGAGACGCTGACCGTGTAGGCCTGCAACTCGGCCAGCCCGGCGCGGTAGATGCCCAGGAAAATGTGCACCTTCCCCGCCTGCGCGTCGATGCGGTAATTCTTGTTGGACTGCTGCGCCGTCCCGCCGTTGGGCACGGCATAAGGGGTGTAACCGGCCTGCGGCATATAGATCACCGCACTGCCCCAGGGCCTCTCGCTGTCGGCCTTCTGGCATGAGGCTGCCCCGCATGCGAGGAGCAGCACAGAAAAGAATGTAACGATCGTTCTCATAGTTCGATATTTTTCGGTCTACCAACCCGGATTCTGGTCGAGTACCCCGCCCGATTTTACGATTTCGGCCTGCGGGATCGGATAAAGGTTCATCTTCGGGGCATCGAAGATGCGTTTGGCCACTTCGAACGGCGTGTAGGCAAAGCCGTCGCCGCTGCGGGTCACCTTCACGCCGCGCAGGGGCCGGTTGAGCACCGTCCCGGCATCGTCCCAGCGCCGGAGATCCCAGTAGCGATGGTCTTCGAAGGCCAGCTCGATGCGGCGTTCGTGTTTGATGGCCGTGCGCATGGCGGCCGCATCGCCCGGGTCGACATCGACCGGGGGCATCCCCACCCCGGAACGGGCACGCACGGCATCCACGGCGTCGCGCGCACTCATCCCGTAGCCGTGGGCGTCGTCCGGGCCGTAGGCTTCGTTCATCGCCTCGGCAAAATTAAGCAACATTTCGGCATAGCGGAAAACGATCCAGCTGCGAAGCCGTTTGTCGTCATTGGTGAGGTTCAGGTTCTCGTTCAGGAACTTGCGCAGGTAATACCCCGTGGGCGAAGCGTTCTGCCGGGCGGGGTCGTCGGCGCCGCCCGCATAGATTTCGAGCGTGCGCCCGTTCCACGTATCGCCGTTGCGCAGGACGGTGGCGTAGAAGCGCGGGTCGAGGCCGGCATAGGCATCGCCCGTATCCTCCCCCGTAGATTCATAGGCTTCCACGAGGTTCTGCGAAGGGCAGATACCCGTACCGCCGCCCTGCGTGCCGATGGGGTAATTCTTGCGTTCGAACTCGTTGGTCGCCCCCATACGCACCGCCCAGATGGTCTCGGGGCTGGTTGTAGAGGTTTCGGCGACGAACAGCCCGCCGTAATCGGGATGCAGGGAATAGATGCCCATGTTGATCACTTCGAAGGCCGCAGCGGCAGCGGCAGCCCACTTGGACTTTTCGCCCGAGGGATTGAACTGCGGGCTGGCGGCATAGAGCAACACCCTCGACTTGAGGGCCAGCGCCGCGCCGCGGGTGATCCGGCCCGACTTCTCCTCGAGGTTCTCGGCCCGCCAGTCGACGACCAGTTCGTTGCGCACCCCCTCGATCTCGCGCAGGATGAGGCCGACCACCTCGTCGAACGTGCCGCGCGGAAGATTGGCCTCCTTCTGGTCGGCATATACGCGGTCGATGAGGGGCACCCCGCCGTAACGCTTGGCAAGCTCGAAATAATAATAGGCTTTCAGCACATGCGCCTCGGCGCGCAGCCGCTGCACGTCGACGATGTCGCGGCGGTAGCTGTCCAGGCCGTTCGAGGTGAGCGTGTCGCGGTGCATACCGAGGATATACCTGTAATCCACAGACTTATCGAGGTAGTCGTGCGCCGCATAGATGCCGTTGTAATAGCTCGTATAGCAATCGTCGGGGTTGTAATAGGCGCTCCAGCTGCCTTCGTTGAACCGCTGCGTGGAACTGAACGTGGTCACGTATTGCGCCTCGTCGGAAACGGCTGCGAAGAGGTTGCCGTCGATCGCCGTGAACCCGTAGGGGATGTGTTCGTAAACGCGGTAGCCCCAGTCGAACATCTGGTAACGGCGTGTGGCCATCATCTCGTCCGTCAGGTTCAGGTCTTCCTTGGTGTCGAGCGCATCGCACCCCGCCAGGGACAGCGAACAGAGGAGGGCGCCCGCGAAAAGGATTCTCATATTTTTTCGTATCATGGCAGTCGTGTTTAGAAGGTTACGGTCAGTCCGAGGTTGTAGGATTTCAGCGCCGGGTGGCCGGAAAGGATTTCGGGGTCGATGTCGTAGTCGCGCATCAGCCTGCTGACGGTCAGCAGGTTGACACCGCTCAGGTAGATGCGGATCTTCGAGATGCCGGCCTTGCTCAGCGACGGCTGCGCGAAGGTGTATCCCAGTTCCACGTTGCGCAGCTTGAGGAAGTCGCCGCTGCGCTTCCAGAGTGTCGAATTGCGGTAGTTGTTGCTGTTGTCCTGCAACGAAAGGCGCGGATAGGTGGCCGTAGCCCGCGTGTCGATGCCCTGTTCGGGATAGTAGGCCCAGCGGCCTTCGGCAATCCCGTAGACGTTGCCGTTGTCGCGGAACGCCACGTTCTGCAAGGGCGCATCGAGCAGGTTCACGTCACGGCCGGCCGCCCCCTGGAAGAGGGCGAAGAGGTCGAACCCCTTGTAGGACGCCGCCAACGAGAACGAGTACTGCAACTTGGGCAGGTACGAGTCGCCGATGGCCGTCTGGTCGTTCTCGTCGATGACCGTATCGCCGTTCAGGTTCTTATACTTGATGTCGCCGGGCTGCACGGCACCGAACGTAGGCTTGGGAAGCCCCTCCCTGAGTTCGCCGCCGACGTCGAAATCGTCCCAGTCGTAGAACCCGTCGGCCACATATCCGAACAGGGCGTCGAGCCGCCGTCCCGTGCGTGCCGCGGTCGGCACGGTCACGACCTCGGCCATATAGTCGACCTTGTTGCTGTTATACGAGGCCATGCCCGTGAGCGCGTAATTGAAATCGCCTATGCGGTCGGCCCAGGAAAGCTGGACTTCGAAGCCCTTGTTAGTCATCCTGCCGATGTTGCGGTAAGGCGGATTGTCCACGCCCGAGGCACCGGGGATCATCCAGTCCTGAGTCACGATGCCCGATCTTTTTTCGAGGAACAGGTCAACGTTCAGGGACAACCTGTTCCACAGGCGCAGGTCGATGCCGGCGTCGTACTTCAGGCTCTTTTCGGCAAAAACATCGGGGTTCGGGAGGTAGGACAGCGCCGTTCCCCCGTGCCACGTGTGCTCGGAGTTTCCCGTATTGAGGCCGCCGCGGCCGGTATAGTAGCCCTCCCAGAGGTAACGCATCTCGCCCATCGGATCCCAGCCGTTCTTACCGACCGAAGCCCTAAGCTTGAGCAGATCGACCATGCGGCTGTCCCGCAGGAAACGCTCGCGGGAGACGATCCAGCCAAGGCCGAGCGAGGGATAGAACCCCCAGCGGTTGCCGGGCCTGTAATTGTCCGAACCGTCGGCGGCGAAGGAGAAGGTCGCCACATAGCGGTCGTCATAGGCATAGTTGACCGCCCCGTTGACGGTCATGTGACGGTATTCGACCATCTTGCCGGCAGCGCCGTTCTGCGAAAAGTCTGTCTTGTAGATATTGTAG
This Alistipes onderdonkii DNA region includes the following protein-coding sequences:
- a CDS encoding DUF1735 domain-containing protein; translation: MRTIVTFFSVLLLACGAASCQKADSERPWGSAVIYMPQAGYTPYAVPNGGTAQQSNKNYRIDAQAGKVHIFLGIYRAGLAELQAYTVSVSVGSTPLDGTVLLPGRAYTLPSSVSCPDGKRDATFFLTVDIAYLKANADKDFSLPVTISDPTRYALNDKLTTTQVRIDTSELLSKEGL
- a CDS encoding RagB/SusD family nutrient uptake outer membrane protein, with protein sequence MRILFAGALLCSLSLAGCDALDTKEDLNLTDEMMATRRYQMFDWGYRVYEHIPYGFTAIDGNLFAAVSDEAQYVTTFSSTQRFNEGSWSAYYNPDDCYTSYYNGIYAAHDYLDKSVDYRYILGMHRDTLTSNGLDSYRRDIVDVQRLRAEAHVLKAYYYFELAKRYGGVPLIDRVYADQKEANLPRGTFDEVVGLILREIEGVRNELVVDWRAENLEEKSGRITRGAALALKSRVLLYAASPQFNPSGEKSKWAAAAAAAFEVINMGIYSLHPDYGGLFVAETSTTSPETIWAVRMGATNEFERKNYPIGTQGGGTGICPSQNLVEAYESTGEDTGDAYAGLDPRFYATVLRNGDTWNGRTLEIYAGGADDPARQNASPTGYYLRKFLNENLNLTNDDKRLRSWIVFRYAEMLLNFAEAMNEAYGPDDAHGYGMSARDAVDAVRARSGVGMPPVDVDPGDAAAMRTAIKHERRIELAFEDHRYWDLRRWDDAGTVLNRPLRGVKVTRSGDGFAYTPFEVAKRIFDAPKMNLYPIPQAEIVKSGGVLDQNPGW
- a CDS encoding C45 family peptidase, whose translation is MKRLLKYTLATLAAILVLPTAFLCGLYLTADMGQPAVTIDTAAYRVTDHGGYAVCHGSFLRRNPHGLWELYTAGSPEESGAAAGALTAGLMHYQEQVFVDRIREFIPSEGYLKFLGGMIRIFNRNLGRHVPEEYRREIYARSLYCSHDFDAIGTPYERQLNYHAAHDIGHAMSQYMLVGCSSFAAWGGASDDGKPVVGRNFDFYMGDDFARNKIVTFCRPQAGHPFASIGWAGMIGVLSGMNSEGLTVTINAAKGPVPLASATPISILAREILQHAATIAEALEIARRRDTFVSESLLVASARDGRAAIIEKTPRRTVLYEGDGEYLICTNHYQSEAFADDGDNRENIAMTDSPHRFARLEELMTANTPLDVPAAAAMLRDQRGTGGKDIGVGNDCSVNQSIAHHSVIFKPATLQMWVSTSPWQGGAFVCYDLGAILRNPDPVAELYDAALEIPSDTAYLARDYPRVVAYRQLGARIRRAIKAGRKADGELTETFARTNPQNFHTWKLLGEYYLSQGDDGRAAQSFGRALEAGVPRRDELLAIERLKSECKP
- a CDS encoding SusC/RagA family TonB-linked outer membrane protein, which produces MKSVFLGGAALAVLAVGGAGPVSARDTAAAEQPDSAALEYVIPGTSARTKAMLVTSSVSSVTGDEVSIPSANINNMLYGRIPGLVVSQTNGEPGYDAATLSIRGVATYNNSSLPVYVDGFQTNMAYFQFLSPAEIDRIEVLKDAAALAPFGMRGANGVIWVTTKRGRIGRPRVTVNVRGGVQQPMNLQNPLRTGDYTRLYNEALSNDNGNVWTPYYTADQVARLPDVDWYREVTKKATPYTDADVSVSGGDKTVRYFVLFGYMGQRGIYDTPTNDTLANAGIDRYNIRTNLDMNLFGFLEAKVDVGGRIEDRRYPNRAAGDLWNDLAKYPGSVYPVRNPDGTWTGTPIYNFNPLASIKALGRNSTHDRTLQANFQLKERLDFLVEGLYLSEAMSLSSWTRDGASNTRNYSRWLDGVQQTTDNDTPYTRGEDSGQNQWTWQHYNATVGYDGTFGRHVVSASAGILYNIYKTDFSQNGAAGKMVEYRHMTVNGAVNYAYDDRYVATFSFAADGSDNYRPGNRWGFYPSLGLGWIVSRERFLRDSRMVDLLKLRASVGKNGWDPMGEMRYLWEGYYTGRGGLNTGNSEHTWHGGTALSYLPNPDVFAEKSLKYDAGIDLRLWNRLSLNVDLFLEKRSGIVTQDWMIPGASGVDNPPYRNIGRMTNKGFEVQLSWADRIGDFNYALTGMASYNSNKVDYMAEVVTVPTAARTGRRLDALFGYVADGFYDWDDFDVGGELREGLPKPTFGAVQPGDIKYKNLNGDTVIDENDQTAIGDSYLPKLQYSFSLAASYKGFDLFALFQGAAGRDVNLLDAPLQNVAFRDNGNVYGIAEGRWAYYPEQGIDTRATATYPRLSLQDNSNNYRNSTLWKRSGDFLKLRNVELGYTFAQPSLSKAGISKIRIYLSGVNLLTVSRLMRDYDIDPEILSGHPALKSYNLGLTVTF
- a CDS encoding glycoside hydrolase family 140 protein, whose protein sequence is MRKLFALLFFALFLAPAPLGARPFSRGRIVVHPGGRYLQYADGRPFFYLGDTAWELFHRTTREEARLYLEDRARKGFTVIQAVCLAERDGLRVPNAYGDLPFADAGFTRPNERYFAYVDEVVAMADSLGLVIGLLPAWGDKFCLKWGPGPEIFTTEGRAEAFGRYLGERYRIRRNIIWILGGDRPPEGREPILRAFARGIACGVAGREDYSACLITYHPWGKSSSGDWLHDEPWLAFNMQQNGYAYDFDLWERIARDYARRPVKPVLDGEPIYEEHPIDFDREKYGTSEALHVRRAFYHEVFSGACGHTYGCHAVWQMWEPGRYAPVTGPVRSWRESLSLPGAYQVCYGRELIESRPFFRRIPDQGVIAGDAGRGHGRCTATRDSLGTYAMVYSESGRPFAVDLERVSGKRIVAWWYDVRSGRPLRIGEFRRRDAGATMTFTPPTCGKGNDWVLVLDDARMKYPPPGRCPEARSGAAG
- a CDS encoding phenylacetate--CoA ligase family protein, yielding MIRNPQIQFASADAIAAFQEERLREEVVYLYENSPYYRRMFDGCGMQPGDIRTTDDLRRLPVTTKTDLQLHPGEFVCVPRNRIIDYVTTSGTLGDPVTFALTEEDLARLAYNEAVSFTTAGCTGEDILQLMTTIDRRFMAGLAYFMGARELGCGVIRVGNGIPELQWDTIRRIGPTGCIVVPSFLIKLVGYAQEHGIDYRRSSLRRAICIGEALRDTDFNNNTLGAKITELWPELELFSTYASTEMQTSITECGHHCGGHVPADMLLVELLDEQNNPVPEGQEGEVVITTLGVRGMPLLRFKTGDICIAHTGRCACGRTTMRLSSVIGRRGQMIKFKGTTLYPPALYDVLENIPGVNNYIIEVFTGSLGTDQIVLRIGSTRRDEAFEKEIKDTFRSKVRVAPEVVFEPVEYIAKKQMPQMSRKQIKFVDLREQTK